The proteins below are encoded in one region of Periplaneta americana isolate PAMFEO1 chromosome 11, P.americana_PAMFEO1_priV1, whole genome shotgun sequence:
- the LOC138709235 gene encoding serine-rich adhesin for platelets-like isoform X6 has product MADEDKEDSQDDSSSSSSSTSSSPIPPPRPQSPLCLFYFSHPFRVVAPPEPQPQTVQRRRVALDAVLKKRQQILARRRRSLQRRVWRRYLREPFWDLRTRLFVSTAAGGPGTSGPSLDEVLSTIRKAWEPPRCLSADRDTGAVLEEEEMGTGRGISRKTQGDQVPSNPGLPHRRYSVPETVMRKYSLNKQRSSSSDSGVATVPVATPDSISSNPPVQPSTSSSEETYSDSSSSDTSMGNKGTRVTPLHTNAPTRSTLDTVTEEVSDSVPGKRSSDTLEPVSSIKEDASSISPEKEITNSTETQSQSVELNVKQNQPKTPDTSELENSVKSDLPSSQTLNVSSAQSSSASIAKKEKKLSLQNTSTSTEPPKSVNESLSLHKITENKCATGSGKEKRKISLNSTSTEPKSSAKDDLSSSQTFSIQSIESTQNKDIIHSPQDVAVSTEPQSSAKDDLSSSQTLEIESTDSRTLSLPEPDAGLNSHSNTESGEQASLGNNHISSSQTMDVEPTEGENSSSLYKGMNKHKPKSTESIEPKSSNNEEFTTQSESIQSVSVSQSSSNKESRQSSGGSSKSAKERSTSRRDQSVHSDRERQSSTMNKSRDTEDTLEPRSSSRDELSSSQTMEVPSTDSRPSTNQNRTSAASEITESPDRRQRTPSSTPGGEVSFTPTECCVSTPDPERSQSLSSDRASESCSITPVGQTSESSMSASSPERPSIDPRSPVSSISPQSSDHTYSTQDATLSVRSDPIILGRPASVIRGNMTGTMQHSKYTQVSDSEQSIGHIEFMNENIDNESRPMLHMLSRNFSSNGVKDDTDSAKLAKSQSTESSSEQQTGDSGHATEPDSRLVEDFCGTSNLLENNNQVKKSDEVEILTEAVRGPNKQASTNTEPVLCRHQSRAWEIIIQPTMVQNSSKCPSDGFCGTKTKSPHNKLSILPSKNQDVDFFSTKTYLVIRPSGSTTMQASTSFCGTQTYPLAKSNSSSVVKTQPVSREVEIFDPKILNPTKSEDSAPYSWSRLTDEERTVRVQHQRHRLWMNRRLSAANALPPSPMHGPLSSITGTGSTYRKNYDVQLVVPRYSALPRSVSMLVNTSSGECSSNSNSDSECLSLVDSLEDRPSSCTNKHKPNKHDSKPVRGDIVRLLPEESISKYDLHRRINAATPRGKGKAFFVSMASGIDEAGKIEVEEDVDKQAVSQSMPDRLKKKLSQRHQQMELKKNKKKRLKNKDISLETASNAQMETVPLNVHTSIHSVQVPNNIQNSDVPDDTINMSGVPQVETASEEVFTVVDQTSSAKSLPVNSEKDENKIHRLRRVKSLTSALFHPISESNTGGTFIVSRNDDQERKPIEQSVPLEISTNMGDMIQKEQIPEERSPPVKRFKASRRKTSSQKDKDSSKKDFSVKSEHPSENGEVINKEPTTEQIISMHSMATPHLSNNSDVVEERSTFKQDTKLRTSDAKENENKEHRVQKRKPKTLPEMKIAQNEEIKPSEEFEVQDKKTLVLSKEKPEGQEISLETKNFTKNKKQRERKLPKDTETKCETSVKRDLITEDQSLPQSATCDSKISNAEKLAAIGKGTIKDSPSPEVNESVPKTIEKREAKKPKVPEENKNKPNKSIEKKLKIDQISENAKHVIRSSPDVVQMQKTEHGHNRKADLTKANKEIDQRIKETVPEEKILSTASCQTSPQLKSDEDKSLSSPNLSLQTDKSDLSPDSIRNMIKSQLPVKSSIPIMKSPVGARKLSPDTAITMQKTQRNSHLPVRRTSRLLYAPPVRRSANLLGARFHQKFEVIPEERSASLESSTEDQARLVNDRRPSLPIGAGGVSRKIGVANVLGDRCNIVPHSCIGINQPNNINMTYTKYRQTLLHNPHKYNIDSNNSSQDENSNLSANINSTSNDATRPVIRRPTCQSRIPRAEKITRQNRIPEETMSEEHEDKKTTHNYQGKAALAPHTEDKDLLTLSKGWLNFYLLKDGRSTPDSSCGEVTTDVSDIEGRLPRRRCTALQKTVTVVGGDDNRIRQYTIQSRPSPEESSKGKETPTILPDLNSNSSTRRHSLVSVEKLPTTVVEPSDSAADSDQSTTYLCLPSSRLRAADLMEGSGELACSESSSVSSSSDSEPDRATSPAMLPVRWPIRQPRRVPLHNRSRSRTKHHKPETFYQGGGSVLDGQ; this is encoded by the exons GGACACTGGTGCAGTATTGGAGGAGGAAGAAATGGGGACAGGTCGAGGAATAAGTAGGAAAACTCAGGGTGACCAGGTGCCTTCGAACCCGGGCCTTCCACACCGGCGCTACTCTGTGCCGGAGACAGTAATGCGCAAGTACTCGCTAAACAAGCAACGCTCCAGCTCCAGTGATAGCGGAGTGGCCACTGTGCCTGTCGCCACTCCTGATTCCATTTCCAGCAACCCCCCAGTACAGCCGAGTACCTCCTCTTCGGAAGAAACATATTCCGACTCCTCCTCAAGCGACACCTCCATGGGGAACAAAGGGACAAGAGTTACACCACTACACACCAATGCTCCTACGAGATCAACACTGGACACTGTGACAGAAGAAGTGAGTGACTCTGTGCCGGGGAAAAGGTCCTCTGACACACTGGAACCTGTGAGCTCAATCAAGGAGGATGCGTCGTCAATTAGTCCTGAGAAAGAAATCACAAACTCAACAGAAACACAATCACAATCCGTAGAATTGAACGTGAAACAAAACCAACCTAAAACACCAGACACATCCGAACTAGAGAACTCGGTCAAATCTGACCTGCCTTCTTCCCAGACATTGAATGTATCTTCCGCACAAAGTAGCTCTGCATCCATtgcgaaaaaagaaaagaaactcagtttacaaaatacCTCAACTTCCACTGAACCACCAAAATCGGTCAATGAAAGTCTTTCACTTCATAAAATTACGGAGAACAAGTGTGCAACCGGTTCAggtaaagaaaagagaaaaatctcACTAAACTCAACATCAACTGAGCCAAAAAGTTCTGCCAAAGACGATTTATCTTCTTCCCAGACATTCAGTATACAGTCAATTGAGAGCACGCAGAACAAAGATATTATACACAGTCCACAAGACGTTGCAGTTTCGACTGAACCACAAAGTTCAGCCAAAGATGATTTATCGTCGTCTCAAACTTTAGAAATAGAATCTACTGACAGTAGAACGTTATCACTACCAGAACCAGATGCTGGGCTGAATTCACACTCCAACACTGAATCTGGTGAACAAGCAAGTTTGGGAAACAATCACATATCATCATCTCAGACAATGGATGTAGAACCTACTGAAGGTGAAAATTCATCGTCTCTCTACAAAGGAATGAATAAACATAAACCCAAATCTACTGAATCAATTGAGCCCAAAAGTTCGAATAATGAAGAATTTACAACACAATCAGAAAGTATCCAGTCTGTAAGTGTGTCCCAATCATCTTCTAACAAAGAATCTAGACAGAGCTCTGGTGGCAGTAGTAAATCAGCCAAAGAACGAAGCACATCCAGGAGAGATCAATCTGTCCATAGCGATCGCGAGAGGCAATCGTCCACTATGAACAAAAGTCGGGATACTGAAGATACTTTGGAGCCACGAAGTTCGTCTAGGGATGAATTATCTTCTTCACAGACAATGGAAGTTCCCTCTACAGACAGCAGACCATCCACCAATCAGAATAGGACTTCTGCAGCTAGTGAAATAACAGAGTCGCCCGATAGGCGACAAAGGACTCCCAGTTCGACTCCTGGAGGAGAAGTGAGCTTCACGCCAACGGAATGCTGTGTGAGTACACCCGATCCAGAGAGATCTCAGAGTTTGTCATCTGACAGAGCTTCAGAGTCCTGTAGCATAACGCCAGTGGGACAAACATCAGAGTCTAGCATGAGTGCATCATCTCCAGAGAGACCATCAATTGATCCCAGATCGCCAGTCAGCTCAATATCTCCCCAATCTAGTGATCACACGTATTCCACACAGGATGCAACTTTAAGCGTGAGGTCCGACCCAATTATACTCGGAAGACCAGCTAGTGTCATCAGGGGTAACATGACAGGTACCATGCAACACAGCAAGTACACCCAAGTGTCGGATTCTGAGCAATCCATTGGTCATATCGAGTTCATGAATGAGAATATTGACAATGAGAGCAGGCCTATGCTACATATGCTGAGTAGAAACTTTAGTTCTAATGGAGTAAAAGATGACACTGATTCTGCTAAATTAGCGAAGTCACAATCAACAGAATCAAGCTCAGAGCAGCAGACTGGAGACAGTGGACACGCCACAGAACCCGATTCTAGACTTGTAGAAGATTTCTGTGGTACATCTAAtttattagaaaacaataaccaagtaaaaaaaagcgACGAGGTAGAAATCCTAACAGAAGCAGTACGGGGACCAAACAAGCAAGCATCCACCAACACAGAGCCAGTGCTTTGTAGACACCAATCTAGGGCGTGGGAAATAATTATACAGCCTACAATGGTGCAGAATAGTTCAAAATGTCCCAGTGACGGTTTCTGTGGAACTAAGACTAAATCTCCACATAACAAACTGTCAATTCTCCCATCCAAGAACCAGGACGTTGATTTCTTTAGTACTAAGACTTATCTAGTGATCAGACCAAGTGGTTCTACTACAATGCAAGCAAGTACAAGTTTCTGTGGTACTCAAACGTACCCACTTGCTAAATCTAACTCGTCTTCTGTTGTGAAGACTCAACCAGTAAGTCGTGAAGTAGAAATCTTCGATCCAAAAATTTTAAACCCAACCAAAAGCGAGGATTCAGCACCTTATAGCTGGAGCAGGCTGACTGATGAGGAGAGAACAGTTAGAGTACAACATCAGCGCCACAGATTGTGGATGAATAGGAGGTTATCTGCCGCCAATGCCTTGCCCCCATCTCCCATGCATGGGCCACTGAGCTCCATTACTGGCACAGGAAGTACATACCGCAAGAACTACGATGTGCAATTAGTTGTGCCACGTTACTCGGCTCTACCAAGATCCGTGTCAATGCTTGTCAACACGTCGTCGGGTGAATGTTCTAGCAACAGCAATAGCGACTCAGAGTGTCTAAGTCTGGTCGACAGTCTGGAAGATAGGCCCTCTTCGTGTACGAACAAACACAAACCTAATAAACATGACTCGAAGCCAGTGAGAGGTGATATTGTACGGCTACTGCCAGAAGAATCCATCTCAAAATATGACTTacacaggagaataaatgcaGCGACACCTAGAGGAAAAGGTAAAGCTTTCTTTGTGTCAATGGCATCTGGGATTGATGAAGCaggtaaaatagaagtggaagaGGATGTTGATAAACAAGCTGTATCTCAAAGTATGCCAGACAGGTTGAAGAAGAAGTTGTCCCAAAGACACCAACAAATGGAactgaaaaagaataaaaagaaaagactTAAGAATAAAGATATATCACTAGAGACTGCTTCCAATGCCCAGATGGAAACAGTACCACTTAATGTTCATACCAGCATTCACTCAGTGCAAGTGCCAAATAATATACAGAACTCTGATGTACcagatgatacaataaatatgtcGGGTGTTCCGCAAGTTGAGACTGCGTCGGAGGAAGTGTTTACTGTAGTGGACCAAACTAGTTCCGCGAAATCATTACCAGTAAATAGTGagaaagatgaaaataaaatacatcgTTTACGGCGTGTTAAGTCACTTACTTCAGCATTATTTCATCCTATATCAGAAAGTAATACTGGTGGAACATTCATTGTTTCTAGGAATGATGATCAAGAAAGGAAACCCATAGAACAAAGTGTACCATTAGAAATTTCAACTAATATGGGGGACATGATCCAAAAGGAACAAATACCAGAAGAACGTAGTCCACCTGTGAAACGGTTTAAAGCTTCCAGACGAAAGACATCATCACAAAAAGACAAAGACTCTTCAAAGAAAGATTTTTCTGTAAAGTCTGAACATCCTTCTGAAAATGGAGAAGTGATCAATAAAGAACCAACAACAGAACAAATAATTTCTATGCATAGTATGGCAACCCCACATCTATCAAATAACAGTGATGTGGTAGAAGAAAGAAGCACTTTCAAACAAGATACAAAATTAAGAACATCAGATgccaaagaaaatgaaaataaagaacacaGAGTGCAAAAACGTAAACCAAAAACTCTGCCGGAAATGAAAATAGCACAAAATGAAGAGATTAAGCCCAGTGAAGAATTTGAAGTACAAGATAAGAAAACTCTAGTCTTAAGCAAAGAGAAACCTGAAGGACAAGAAATTTCACTGGAAACAaagaattttacaaaaaataaaaaacaaagagaGCGCAAACTTCCCAAAGATACTGAAACAAAATGCGAGACTTCAGTTAAAAGAGACCTCATTACTGAAGACCAGAGTCTTCCACAAAGTGCAACATGTGATAGTAAAATATCAAATGCAGAGAAACTAGCTGCTATTGGAAAAGGCACCATCAAAGATTCACCATCTCCAGAAGTAAACGAATCCGTCCCAAAAACTATTGAGAAACGAGAAGCAAAAAAACCAAAAGtgcctgaagaaaataaaaataaaccaaacaaAAGCATCGAGAAAAAATTAAAGATTGATCAAATTAGTGAAAATGCAAAGCATGTGATCAGATCTTCCCCAGATGTTGTTCAGATGCAAAAGACAGAACATGGGCATAACCGAAAAGCAGATTTGACaaaagcaaataaagaaatagatcAAAGAATAAAAGAAACCGTACCTGAAGAGAAAATTCTTAGCACAGCTTCCTGTCAAACTTCACCACAACTTAAATCTGATGAAGATAAAAGTTTATCATCTCCCAACCTATCTCTCCAGACTGACAAATCAGATTTGTCTCCTGACTCGATCAGAAACATGATAAAATCTCAGCTTCCAGTCAAATCTTCTATCCCTATTATGAAATCTCCTGTAGGAGCACGAAAGCTTAGCCCAGATACTGCCATTACGATGCAAAAAACTCAGAGAAACTCTCATCTTCCCGTTCGAAGAACTTCACGTCTCCTTTATGCTCCACCAGTTAGAAGATCTGCCAATCTACTTGGAGCCAGATTCCATCAGAAGTTTGAAGTGATACCTGAAGAAAGAAGTGCCTCATTGGAATCTTCCACAGAAGATCAGGCACGGCTAGTAAATGACAGGCGACCATCTTTACCAATTGGAGCAGGTGGAGTTAGCAGAAAAATCGGTGTTGCAAATGTTCTCGGAGATCGGTGTAACATAGTTCCACATAGTTGtattggtatcaatcaaccaaacAACATCAACATGACGTATACTAAGTACAGACAAACTCTACTACACAATCCACACAAATACAATATTGACAGTAACAATAGTAGCCAAGATGAAAACAGTAACTTAAGCGCAAATATCAATTCAACAAGCAATGATGCCACAAGACCAGTTATTCGGAGACCCACGTGTCAGTCAAGAATTCCTCGAGCAGAGAAGATAACAAGGCAGAACAGGATTCCAGAGGAAACTATGAGTGAGGAGCATGAAGATAAGAAAACCACACACAACTATCAGGGCAAGGCAGCTCTGGCTCCACATACAGAAGATAAAGACCTCTTAACGCTCTCCAAGGGATGGCTTAACTTCTATCTACTGAAAGATGGCCGAAGCACTCCAGATAGCAGCTGTGGAGAAG TAACAACAGATGTGTCAGACATAGAAGGCAGGCTGCCTCGGAGGAGATGTActgcattgcaaaaaactgtaACAGTTGTTGGTGGAGATGACAACAGGATACGACAGTACACAATTCAGAGTCGACCCTCACCAGAGGAGAGCAGCAAGGGCAAAGAGACACCTACCATTCTGCCAGATCTAAATAGCAATAGCAGCACCAGAAGACATTCCCTTGTGTCAGTGGAGAAGCTACCGACTACGGTGGTGGAACCCAGCGATTCTGCCGCAGACTCTGACCAAAGCACCACGTACCTCTGTCTGCCAAGTTCCCGCCTCAGGGCTGCCGACCTAATGGAAGGTTCTGGGGAGCTAGCCTGTTCAGAGTCTTCGTCCGTGTCTTCGAGTAGTGACTCTGAGCCTGATCGAGCAACAAGCCCTGCCATGCTGCCAGTGAGGTGGCCTATCAGGCAGCCTCGCAGAGTTCCCCTTCACAATCGATCACGATCTCGGACGAAACATCATAAGCCAGAGACTTTCTACCAAGGAGGAGGGAGTG TGCTGGATGGACAGTGA